Proteins encoded by one window of Streptomyces sp. NBC_01571:
- a CDS encoding NAD(P)-dependent oxidoreductase: MSSPEQQRLAVGFIGLGDQGAPMARAIGDRGLDLHLWARRPTSLDAVADVPHTVHTTVVDLVAASDILALCLRDDNDIWDVLNTPGVREHLRPGTVVVNHGTGDPGENVKIAESLRSLGASYLDAPVSGGGPGAKARTLTTFVGGDEGAFERCRAVFATFSTRVSRMGPVGSGQMTKLLNNAMTMSNLKNAVDLVRLAQQLNVDIPAVLDVISDSSGGSASLRALGTVITPEIAPHLQGLMRKDIEHFADAVRARGIDPEELRRRALAGADGLMEAVALATARGHAA, from the coding sequence GTGAGCAGCCCTGAACAGCAACGTCTGGCCGTCGGCTTCATCGGACTGGGAGACCAGGGCGCCCCCATGGCCCGGGCGATCGGAGACCGTGGTCTCGACCTTCACCTGTGGGCCCGACGCCCGACGTCGCTGGACGCCGTGGCAGACGTCCCGCATACCGTTCACACCACGGTCGTCGATCTCGTGGCCGCCAGCGACATTCTCGCGCTGTGCCTGCGCGACGACAACGACATCTGGGACGTTCTGAACACCCCGGGGGTACGCGAGCACCTTCGGCCGGGGACGGTAGTCGTCAATCACGGCACCGGAGATCCGGGCGAGAACGTGAAGATCGCCGAGTCTCTGCGCAGCCTCGGCGCCTCCTACCTGGATGCTCCGGTCAGCGGCGGCGGCCCGGGGGCGAAGGCCCGCACCCTGACCACATTCGTCGGCGGCGACGAGGGCGCCTTCGAGCGGTGCCGAGCGGTATTCGCCACCTTCTCCACCCGCGTCAGCCGCATGGGCCCGGTCGGGAGCGGTCAGATGACCAAACTCCTCAATAACGCCATGACGATGTCGAACCTCAAGAACGCCGTGGACCTGGTCCGCCTCGCCCAGCAGCTCAACGTGGACATCCCGGCCGTCCTCGACGTGATCTCCGACAGCAGCGGAGGCAGCGCATCACTGCGCGCACTGGGCACCGTCATCACCCCCGAGATCGCCCCCCACCTGCAGGGCCTGATGCGCAAGGACATCGAGCACTTCGCCGATGCCGTAAGAGCCCGGGGCATCGACCCCGAGGAACTGCGCCGCCGTGCACTGGCCGGCGCCGACGGCCTGATGGAGGCGGTCGCCCTTGCAACCGCACGGGGCCACGCGGCCTGA